In the Oryza glaberrima chromosome 6, OglaRS2, whole genome shotgun sequence genome, one interval contains:
- the LOC127777532 gene encoding uncharacterized protein LOC127777532, translating to MDYFNGTDAHCGGAVGAMGSYVYNLTSSYADQKNEVNIVATSLAMLLLAALLLAFDLLAGAATLRPAARLVLSVSLALFLPVTSYLFSEAKNDVPGAAAADAELPLRARLILAWMLLVELLRKKVEATVTGTKGAGGGGPASRTGRVAFLGYLVFFNVHGAGRKAVFGVLWVFAAAKLVQRVAIGEFVKRSFAFGKNPQLLAGYMAQTLERRPRRDDELMTSCKYAVTGEENLEREAGPNGYLVDLHKTVAGDDDAVVTVGRVWSLAESDQLLVSNPKLKRLCLSYALFKLLRREFEETPLTAAEAADCRELIFRGLCNDGGAAAAATLFEVFDDELGFVTEYYHSVLPVMLASPFFLLVNYIVFPVLVLGLCLMTIVLCGNGDIAFIAGSIKRDNYAVSFGLLRMTRCLLSRVLRSPSALFSSIDLSITFLLFLTILYEEAWELAVFLLSNWLTVSMVSDYAVKPPSRLRRAAIRGVQWVTNRMSRRNLRVKQYSVLWFCRLPMKLPAAAVPEEAKHYIVQYLAEYDGAVAPLSAGRSAVARNALRNASRLISSACESDSVAEVILTWHIATSLLEVRCPPQKEAAAARSSTVATRLSRYCAYLVAFRREMLPDDVDCTARVYGAMTTELKRELGLKGYYFSTDATRYGKMMAIAGGQEDDDESAAEETTVVRKGARLGKALMDEAAGGDEAAVWKLVADVWTEIVVYVAPARDAEQVRAHGEALARGGEEFVTVLWALVTHTGIARPAALSV from the coding sequence ATGGACTACTTCAACGGGACGGACGCGCactgcggcggcgccgtgggcgCCATGGGCTCCTACGTCTACAACCTCACCTCCTCCTACGCCGACCAGAAGAACGAGGTCAACATCGTCGCCACCTCCCTCGCcatgctcctcctcgccgcgctcctcctcgccttcgacctcctcgccggcgccgccacgctgcgccccgccgcgcgcctcgtCCTCTCCGTCTCCCTCGCCCTCTTCCTCCCCGTCACCTCCTACCTCTTCTCCGAGGCCAAGAACGACGTCcccggcgcagccgccgccgacgccgagctgCCCCTGCGTGCGCGCCTCATTCTTGCGTGGATGCTGCTCGTCGAGCTGCTCCGCAAGAAGGTGGAGGCCACGGTCACCGGCACTAagggcgccggtggcggcggccccgCCAGCCGTACCGGCCGCGTCGCCTTCCTCGGCTACCTCGTCTTCTTCAAcgtccacggcgccggccggaaGGCGGTGTTCGGCGTGCTCTGGgtgttcgccgccgccaagctggTGCAGCGCGTCGCCATTGGTGAGTTCGTCAAGCGCTCCTTCGCCTTCGGCAAGAACCCGCAGCTCCTCGCCGGCTACATGGCGCAGACGCTGGAGCGGCGCCCGCGGCGAGACGACGAGCTCATGACGAGCTGCAAGTACGCCGTCACGGGAGAAGAGAACCTGGAGAGGGAGGCCGGGCCGAACGGCTACCTCGTCGACCTGCACAAGACAGtcgccggcgatgacgacgcCGTCGTCACCGTGGGCAGAGTGTGGTCGCTCGCCGAGAGCGACCAGCTGCTGGTGTCCAACCCGAAGCTGAAGCGGCTCTGCCTCTCCTACGCTCTCTTCAAGCTGCTTCGCCGCGAGTTCGAGGAGACGCCGTTGACCGCCGCGGAGGCCGCCGACTGCCGTGAGCTCATCTTCCGAGGCCTGTGCAacgacggcggggcggcggcggcggcgacgctgttCGAGGTGTTCGACGACGAGCTCGGGTTCGTAACCGAGTACTACCACTCCGTCCTCCCCGTGATGCTCGCgagccccttcttcctcctcgtcaaCTACATCGTCTTCCCCGTCCTCGTGCTCGGCCTCTGCCTCATGACCATCGTGCTCTGCGGCAACGGCGACATCGCCTTCATCGCCGGCAGCATCAAGAGGGACAACTACGCCGTGTCGTTCGGCTTGCTGAGGATGACGAGGTGCCTCCTGAGCAGAGTACTCCGGTCGCCGTCGGCGCTCTTCTCTTCCATTGACCTCTCCATCacgttcctcctcttcctcaccaTCCTCTACGAGGAGGCGTGGGAgctcgccgtcttcctcctctccaacTGGCTCACCGTCTCCATGGTCAGCGACTACGCCGTCAAGCCGCCGAGCCGGCTCCGCCGCGCTGCCATCCGCGGCGTCCAGTGGGTGACGAACAGGATGAGCCGCCGCAACCTCCGTGTCAAGCAGTACTCCGTGCTCTGGTTCTGCCGGCTCCCGATgaagctgccggcggcggccgtgccaGAGGAGGCGAAGCATTACATCGTGCAGTACCTCGCGGAGTacgacggcgccgtcgccccgcTTAGCGCCGGCaggtcggcggtggcgaggaacGCTCTGCGCAACGCGTCCCGGCTGATCTCGTCGGCGTGCGAGAGCGACAGCGTCGCCGAGGTGATACTCACATGGCACATCGCCACCAGCCTACTGGAGGTGAGGTGCCCGCCgcagaaggaggcggcggcggcgaggtcgagcaCGGTGGCGACGCGGCTGTCCCGTTACTGCGCGTACCTGGTGGCGTTCCGCCGGGAGATGCTCCCCGACGACGTCGACTGCACGGCGCGCGTGTACGGCGCCATGACCACGGAGCTCAAGCGGGAGCTGGGTCTCAAGGGCTACTACTTCTCGACGGACGCCACCCGGTACGGGAAGATGATGGCTATCGCCGGCGGccaagaagacgacgacgagtcggcggcggaggagacgacggtGGTGCGCAAGGGGGCGAGGCTGGGGAAGGCGCTgatggacgaggcggccggcggcgacgaggcggcggtgtgGAAGCTGGTGGCCGACGTGTGGACGGAGATCGTCGTGTacgtggcgccggcgagggacgCCGAGCAGGTGAGGGCGCACGGCGAGGcgctggcgcgcggcggcgaggagttcGTCACCGTGCTCTGGGCGCTCGTCACGCACACCGGCATTGCCCGCCCCGCCGCCTTGTCGGTGTGA